One window of Chionomys nivalis chromosome 18, mChiNiv1.1, whole genome shotgun sequence genomic DNA carries:
- the LOC130889367 gene encoding guanylate-binding protein 1-like — protein MASETCMPDPMCLIENVKGQLRPNQKALEILSAITQPVVVVAIVGLYRTGKSYLMNKLAGKNTGFSLGSTVQSHTKGIWMWCVPHPQKADHTLVLLDTEGLGDIEKGDGDNDCWIFALAVLLSSTFVYNSMGAINQQAMDQLQYVTELTDRIRTTSSPHSNGTEDSSEFVSFFPDFVWTLRDVTVRLEADGQSLTADEYLENSLKLKKGTSKEDKNYNLPRLCIRKFFPRKKCFVFYPPTEWKKLSELENLRDNELDSDFVQQAAEFCSFIFSSSKAKALPGGVKVNGARLEKLVLSYIDSISSGDLPCIENAVLALAKIENLAAMQKAIAHYDQQMSQGVQLPTETLQELLDLHRTCEREAIEIFLRTSFKDEDHAFQNELLAQLEKRWEDTCNRNVKLSSELCSELLRNIFSPLEEAVTKGAYSQPGGYLLFVEKREELKKKYLREPRKGIQAEEILQAYLQSSVVMAETILQRDQALTVKQKEIEAERVKADSAQASVDLLEEMERKHVQMMKERERRHEERVRQLTEKMDVERAQIVKEQERILALKLQEQEQLLQEEMKEESRRLQNEIQVMEKRNKEKG, from the exons ATGGCCTCAGAGACCTGTATGCCAGACCCCATGTGCTTGATAGAGAATGTGAAAGGCCAACTGAGACCTAATCAGAAAGCCCTGGAGATCCTGTCGGCCATCACacagccagtggtggtggtggccatTGTGGGTCTCTACCGTACAGGAAAATCCTACCTGATGAACAAGCTGGCTGGGAAGAACACAG GCTTCTCTCTGGGCTCCACAGTGCAGTCTCACACCAAAGGAATCTGGATGTGGTGTGTGCCTCATCCCCAGAAGGCAGACCACACTCTAGTTCTGCTTGACACTGAGGGCCTGGGAGATATTGAGAAA GGTGACGGTGACAACGACTGCTGGATCTTTGCCCTGGCTGTACTTCTAAGCAGCACCTTCGTGTACAACAGCATGGGAGCCATCAACCAGCAGGCCATGGACCAGCTGCA ATATGTGACAGAGCTGACCGACCGGATCAGAACAACATCTTCACCTCATAGCAATGGGACTGAGGACTCATCTGAGTTTGTGAGCTTCTTCCCTGACTTCGTGTGGACTCTCAGGGATGTGACTGTAAGGCTTGAAGCAGATGGACAAAGCCTCACAGCTGATGAGTACCTGGAGAATTCCCTGAAGCTCAAAAAAG GTACCagcaaagaagataaaaattacaACCTGCCCCGACTCTGTATTCGAAAGTTCTTCCCCAGGAAGAAATGCTTTGTGTTCTATCCACCCACTGAGTGGAAGAAGCTCTCTGAGCTTGAGAACCTGCGTGACAATGAGTTGGATTCTGACTTTGTCCAACAGGCAGCAGAGTTCTGTTCCTTCATCTTCAGCTCTTCCAAGGCTAAAGCTCTCCCAGGAGGTGTCAAGGTCAATGGAGCTC GACTAGAGAAATTGGTGCTCTCCTACATCGATTCCATCAGCAGTGGGGATCTCCCCTGCATAGAGAATGCTGTCCTGGCCTTGGCAAAGATAGAGAACTTGGCAGCAATGCAAAAGGCCATTGCCCACTATGACCAGCAGATGAGCCAAGGGGTGCAACTGCCCACAGAGACCCTCCAGGAGCTGCTGGATCTGCACAGGACCTGTGAGAGAGAGGCCATAGAAATCTTCCTCAGGACTTCCTTTAAAGACGAAGACCATGCATTTCAAAATGAATTATTG GCTCAGCTAGAAAAGAGGTGGGAGGACACCTGTAACAGGAATGTAAAACTATCATCGGAGCTGTGCTCAGAGTTACTTCGGAACATCTTCAGCCCTCTAGAAGAAGCAGTGACAAAGGGTGCTTATTCTCAGCCAGGTGGATATCTTCTCTTTGTTGAGAAGAGAGAAGAGTTGAAGAAAAAGTACCTTAGGGAACCCAGGAAGGGTATACAG GCTGAAGAGATTCTGCAGGCATACTTGCAGTCCAGCGTGGTTATGGCTGAGACAATTCTACAGAGAGACCAGGCTCTCACAGTAAAGCAAAAGGAGATTGAAG CGGAACGGGTAAAAGCTGACTCTGCACAGGCCAGTGTagacttgctggaggaaatggaaaggaagCATGTGCAGAtgatgaaggagagagaaagacgtCATGAGGAACGAGTGAGGCAGTTGACTGAGAAGATGGATGTTGAACGAGCTCAGATAGTGAAGGAGCAAGAGAGGATTCTGGCCCTTAAACTGCAG GAACAGGAACAACTGCTCCAGGaagagatgaaagaagagagTAGAAGGCTTCAAAATGAGATTCAGGTtatggaaaagagaaacaaagagaaag